The following DNA comes from Candidatus Eremiobacteraceae bacterium.
GTGGGTCTACCCGAATTGGGCGACCAAATTTCTTGTCGATTCGTGCATGCTCGAAGCGGAGATCCGCCGCACGCCGTCGCTCGCGACAGGCGGCTGACGCGCTATGCCGGGAATAGTCGTAGCTGCCGGACGGCGAGCCGCCGATGCGCTCGCCACGATGACGAGAGACGGGTACACGCCGCAGTCGTTCGTGCCGGGCGGCGCGCCAGGCGGTCTCATCGCCGGCGCGGCGGCGTACGCGACATACCCGCTAACGGTCGTAAGAGCCGTCGGCTGCGCCGCTGTCCTCGAAGGCGCGGCGTACGGCGAACAGCCAGCGGATGTCGAGGCGATGCTCGCCGGACTCGCTCGCTCGTTCGCAGACGATTCCGGTGCGGCGCGCGCGCAGGCCGAGACCTGGGCGGCTAAGACCGACGGCGATTTCGTCCTGCTCGCCATCAAGGACGACGGGTCGTCCGCGCTCATCGTCAACGACCGGCTCGGCAGACTACCTTTATATATGGCCGCGCGCGACGGCAACGCCGCGATCGCGCGCGAGATCAAAGGCGTGCGCGCCGCTTGCGGCGTGGGAGACGTCGATCGTCACGCACTCGCGCAGCTGCTGCTCTTCACGTTCCCGCTCGGTTTTCGGACGCTTCACACCCATATCTCGCGCGTGCCCGAGGCGTCGTCGGCGATCATCGACCGCGACGGCGCCATCGACGTCCGGCAATACTACCGTTGGGATTTCGAGGCGCTCATCGGCGGCGGCGTAGCTCCCGATGCGCCGGAACTCGCGGAACGATTCGCCGACCGTACCGCGGCGATCGTCGACTGGGGCCGCGGGCGCAACTTCGTCCTCGGGTTGAGCGGCGGGCTCGACAGCAGGGCTGTCGCTGCCGCGTTGACGCGCGCGAGGACGCCGTACGCGTCGGTCACGTTCACTTCACGACGGAAGAAGGCCGCCGAAGAGACCGATACGTCGAAACAGATCGCGAGCACGCTCGGGATCCCATGGGAAGCGATCGTCCTCGCGCCGCCGACTTGGGAAGACGAACGCGCCATGGCGGCGATGCGCGACGGCACGAGCAACGTCGCGCTTTCGTTCCTTGCGGAGTATTTCAGGCATCTCGAGCAGCGCTTCGGCCCCAGCGCGCTCCACTTCACCGGCGACGGCGGCGACCGCGCGTTGCCCGACCTGCTCGCCGAAGTCCCGATCGCCGACCGCGAGCGTTTCCTCGAGTACCGCCTGGGCAACGCGCTCTGGAGCGTCGCGGATGCGGCGTCGCTTGTCTGCTTGTCGCGCGATGAGGTCGTCGATGCGATCCGATCGCACTTCGCGTCGTATCCAGAGCGCGATGCCTCGTATCACAACGCGCGCTTCATGATCTCCGATTGGGCGATGAACCGCCTGTTCTGCGGCGAAGACCGCAACCGGTCGTTCTTGTGGAATGCGACGCCGTTCTACGCGCAGTCGTTCTTCGAAGCAGCGATGCGCGCGCCGTTGCGGCGCAAACGTCACTACGCGCTTTACGCCGACGTCCTGCGCGCCCTCGACCCTCGCGTCGTCGGGATCGCGAAATCGAACTGGGGTCACGCCGTCGATTCGCCGCTCGTGAAGCTGACCGCGTGGCGCGACTCCATCGGCTCGCGCTTCGCGCTTGCCGCGAAGCGGGGGATGGGATCGCGAAGTGATGGCGCTCACGGGGACTACGGCACCGCCGCGCGCAATCCGGATTTCGCCGAACTCGCTCAGCGATTCGACGGTCCAGGTTTCGATCGTGAGCGGCTTGCGAGAATAGCCCGGCGGGGTCTAGACAAGTTGCAATATAACATCTTGGCTACGGCGCTGCTCTACATGAACGGCGCTTGGAGTCAGCCGCAGGACCTTTCGGCGGTGCGTCCCGTCTGACGACGCGATAAACCGCTAATCGGGCCAAAATCGCAGTCACGCGAGGGTGGGTTGGCCGGTCGAATTATGGGGACAGAACCCAAGTGGGGGTTGGGCCTTTAGGCCCTTGATGCGTCTGCGCACCGACGCCTACCATTGTGGCGTAGCTGCGACGACGATATGACGTAGATTCGTAGGAAATGAGCTCTTTGTCCGCCACTGAGCACGCACTGCCACTGACGCTGAGCCGCGCGAAACCGCAGCCGGCGCCGATCCTCTATTCTCGGGGTTGGGCGGTCGCGCTCGTCGCCCTCGACATCGTCATGCTGTTCGCCGCTTCTGCGGCAGGTCTCGCGGTCGCCTATCGGACGTGGAGCCCGGCGGTCCTTTGGCCGCACTTCGCGCAGGCGTCCATAATCTTCGTGTGCATCTGGCTCGTCTTGTTCGAGCGCTTCGGCATGTACAAGCGCTCGTTCGCGCTGTCGGTCAAAGACGAGTTCTACTACACGGTCGCGGCGCTCATCTTAGGCGTCCTCCCGCAGCTCGCGCTCTACACGCTCGTGCCGGAGATCCCGATCTCGCGCCTCGGACTGCTCGCCTCCGCCGGATTCGCGATCGTCGCCGTCGGCGGCGCCCGCGCGCTCGCTCACGGGTTGCGCAACGCCGTGCGCGCTCACCGTCCGCGCCGGATCGCGATCGTCGGCGCCGGATCGCGCATCGGGCTCGTCGCCGAGTCGCTCAATATCATCGACGGCACCGAAGTGCTGCGCCTCGACGTCGCCGACATAGACGCGACGGTCAAATCGATCAACCTCGGCGAAGACGCGCCGCTCGACGACATCGATTGGTTCAGAGCCGCCAAGGCTTGGGGCTGCGACACGCTGCTGCTCACCGAAGTGCTGCCGCCGCACGTCATGCCGCACATCCTCGAGGTCGCCGCGCAACGCCACATCAAGGTCGCGTTCGCGCCGCCTCGCGTCCAATGCCATGCGTACTCGCTGACGCTGACGACCGACGGCCATCAAGCGCTCATCGTGCCGTCGCAGCTGCGCGCGTGCACGCCCTCTGCGCGCTTGCTGAAGCGGCTCCTCGATCTCAGCCTCGCGGTGCCGGCCGCGATCGTCTTCCTTCCGATCATGGCGCTTGCGGCGCTCGCGATCTATCTCGAATCCGGTTCGCCGATCCTCTTCCGCCAGCAGCGCGTCGGACGCGGCGGCAAGGCGTTCGACATCCTGAAATTCCGGTCGATGAAGCCGGATGCCGAGTCGTCGACCGGCCCGGTGTGGGCGAGCGAACGCGACGATCGGACGACGAGAGTCGGCGCGTTCTTGCGCCGCACGAGCATCGACGAGCTGCCGCAGCTCTTCAACGTGATGTTCGGCCAGATGTCCGTCGTCGGTCCGCGGCCGGAGCGACCCGTCTTCGTCAATGAATTCCGCCGGTTGCTGCCGCGGTACGACGAGCGCCACCTCGTGCGGCCCGGCATCACCGGATGGTCGCAGGTGAACATGCGGCGCGTCCTCCAACCGACCGAGGCGGGCGAGAAGTTGAGCTACGATCTCTTCTACGTCGAGCACTGGTCGCTGTTCATGGACATGTCCGTCATCTTCAAAACGGCCGTCGAGTTCTTGTTCCACCGCGCGGCGTGAGCGCACCCGGGCGCCCGACGAGCGCGTTTTCAGTCGACGTGGAGGACTACTTCCACGTCGAAGCGTTTTCAAAGGACGTACCGCGCGAAGCTTGGACGACGTACCCGTCGCGCGTCGTGCGCAACACGACGACGCTTCTCGATCTGCTCGACCGCTATAAAGTCCGCGGCACGTTCTTCGTCCTCGGCTGGGTGGCGCAGCGCGAACCCGGCCTCGTGCGCGAGATCCGAGATCGCGGTCACGAGCTCGGCTGCCACAGCATGCTGCACCGGCTCATCTATCGGCTGACCCCGCAGGAGTTCGAAGAAGACACGAAAGCGGCGAAGGACGTGATCGAACAGGCGGCAGGCCGGGAGATCGCCGGTTATCGTGCGCCGACGTTCTCGATCACGCCGAAGTCGCTTTGGGCGCTCGACGTGCTCGCGCGCTGCGGCTTCCGATTCGACTCGAGCATCTACCCGATCACGCACGACAACTACGGAATGCCTGGCTCGCCGCGCGCGCCGTACGCCATCGCGGCGGACGCGGGCGCCGCCGGCAGCGCACGCGTCGCCGAATTCCCGATATCCGCGTTTCGCTTGCTCGGCCGCGACCTGCCGGTCGCCGGCGGCGGCTATCTGCGAATGCTGCCGTGGTGGTACAACCGAGCCGGCATCGACCGGATTCTCGACGAGCCGCGCCCCGCGATGGTGTACGTCCATCCGTGGGAGATCGATCCCGAGCAGCCGCGTATCAAGTCGCGGCTTCGCTCGCGACTTAGGCACTACACGAACCTCGGCGGCATGCAGGCTCGGCTCGAACGTTTGTTGGAACGATATGCGTTCGCGCCGGTCGGCGAGGTCCTCGCTAAGACGCCGCTAGCCGACTACAGGATCGATCGCGAGCGCGGTGCGCTCGTCGCCACCGCCTGAACGACACAGGACCCGCTTTGATGATCGAAGGTGCCTCCGGCTCGCCGAGCCGAGCGCGCGGGCGCGCCGACCTGCCGCAGCGCGCGCTCGACGAACTCGCTCGCGACAAGCGCGGGCTGCCCGCGACCGATCCGGGCTTGGACGCCGCGATCGATGCGTGCGCCGCTTGGCTGTGGCGTGCGCAGGAGAAGTCGTCGACGAACGACGGCGGCGTCGCCAAGAACTTCAGCCTCAAGCATGGCTGGGCATCGTCGTACCCGGAGACGACCGGCTACATCATCCCGTCGCTCATCGCGTACGGCGATCTCAGCGGCGACCCGTCATACGCGCAGCACGCGAAGCGGATGCTCGATTGGCTCGTCTCGATCCAGTTCGAGAGCGGTGCGTTCCAAGCCGGACAAGTCGGAGCAAAACAGCTCAAACCGGTGACGTTCAACACCGGGCAGATCCTCATCGGGTTGGCGAGCGGCGTCGCACGCTTCGGCGATGCATATCGCGTGCCGATGCGTAAAGCCGCTGACTGGCTCGTCGCGACGCAAGCTCCCGATGGCTCGTGGCCGCACAACCAGTCGCCGATGGTGGCGCAAGCCGGCGCTAAGGCGTACGATACGCACGTCGCGTGGGGATTGTTCGAGGCGGCGCGCGTCGAGCCGGAGCTGGGCTACGGCGAGGCGGGTTTGAGAAACGCTCGGTGGGCGCTCGGCGTACAGACGCCGAGCGGCTGGTTCGACAAGTGTTCGATCAAAAATCCGGCGACGCCGGCGACGCACACGCTCGGCTACGCATTGCGCGGACTGCTCGAGGCGCACGCGTACGAACCTGACGCCGCTATCCTCGCCGCGTCGCGCCTGTGTGCGGATGGTCTACTCGGCCAGCTGAGCCCCGACGGATTCTTGCCCGGGCGGCTCGACCGCAATTGGCGGCCTGCCGCGCGCTGGTCGTGCTTGACCGGCACGGTGCAGAACGCTACCAACTGGATGCTGTTGTGGCGCTTTACCGGCGAGTCGGTCTACCTCGAAGCGGCGTTTTCTGCGAACCGTTACGTCCGTCGGACGATGCTCATCGACGGCGATCCAGATATCGTCGGCGCGGTCAAAGGTTCATTCCCGATCGACGGCGCGTACGACCCTTGGGAATACCCGAACTGGGCCGCAAAGTTCGCGCTCGACTCGTTCATGCTCGAGCGCGAGGTCCGCAGGGCATCGGTCACGCCTTTCACCCCCAACCCGCGACCTCGGAGCTAAAGCCGGGGGGACCAAAGCCCTTTCACCCGCGCGTCACACGCGGGTTATGATTGGCGCGGAACCGCAAACCGCACTCTCTCCGCATTTCCGGTAACGCCATCATATGATGAACTTCGCGATCACGCTCGTCCTCGCGACCGCTCTGACGGGTATCAGCTTCTCGAACGGGGCGGCGGCCCCGCACTTGTTTTACGCCCGGCCCAGTATCGCGGCGAAGACGCCATCGCACCGCATCTCGATCGGCGTCCTCGACCAGACGTCGACTGCGGTCTACGTCCGTAACGCCGCGCCGGGATCGCGCATCGACGTCTACGCCAACGGCACGTGGATCGGATCGGCGATCGCTCGCGGTCCGGTCACTCGCGTGCCGATCCGCCACACGCTTGCGCCGCGCGCGCGGGTGTGGGCGCAGATACGGACCCGCGCCTCGTCGATGACCGTCATCTCGAACGACGGGGTTCAGATCGACGAGCCGACATTCCACTACGATTCGCTGCGCACGGGCTGGGATCCGTACGAATCGACGCTGACGACCGGCAACGTCAACCCGTCGACGTTCGGACAGCTCTGGTCGTTGCACGTCGACGGCAACGTCTACGCGCAACCGCTCTATCTCGCGAACCTCACGATGCCGGACACGACGATCCACAACGTGCTCTACGTCGCGACCTGCAACGACACGCTCTACGCGCTCGACGCCGACACAGGTGCGACGCTCTGGGTCGACACGTTCGCGAACCCGGCGCACGGCATCTTCGCGGTGCCGGCGACGAACGTGAGCAATCACAACGTGTGGCCGACGATCGGCATCGTCGGTACGCCCGTCATCGACCGCGCTGCGAACGCGCTCTTCCTCGTCACCGATCTCAAGGTCGTCAGCGGGTCGACAGTGACGTTAGAGCACCAGCTCCACTCGATCGCGCTCGACACGGGCGTTGAAAACGCGAACAGCCCGGTGGTCATCTCGGGCGAAACCCCGATGTCGGGCGGCGGAGAGGCGACCTTCTCCT
Coding sequences within:
- a CDS encoding asparagine synthase-related protein, coding for MTRDGYTPQSFVPGGAPGGLIAGAAAYATYPLTVVRAVGCAAVLEGAAYGEQPADVEAMLAGLARSFADDSGAARAQAETWAAKTDGDFVLLAIKDDGSSALIVNDRLGRLPLYMAARDGNAAIAREIKGVRAACGVGDVDRHALAQLLLFTFPLGFRTLHTHISRVPEASSAIIDRDGAIDVRQYYRWDFEALIGGGVAPDAPELAERFADRTAAIVDWGRGRNFVLGLSGGLDSRAVAAALTRARTPYASVTFTSRRKKAAEETDTSKQIASTLGIPWEAIVLAPPTWEDERAMAAMRDGTSNVALSFLAEYFRHLEQRFGPSALHFTGDGGDRALPDLLAEVPIADRERFLEYRLGNALWSVADAASLVCLSRDEVVDAIRSHFASYPERDASYHNARFMISDWAMNRLFCGEDRNRSFLWNATPFYAQSFFEAAMRAPLRRKRHYALYADVLRALDPRVVGIAKSNWGHAVDSPLVKLTAWRDSIGSRFALAAKRGMGSRSDGAHGDYGTAARNPDFAELAQRFDGPGFDRERLARIARRGLDKLQYNILATALLYMNGAWSQPQDLSAVRPV
- a CDS encoding sugar transferase, yielding MSATEHALPLTLSRAKPQPAPILYSRGWAVALVALDIVMLFAASAAGLAVAYRTWSPAVLWPHFAQASIIFVCIWLVLFERFGMYKRSFALSVKDEFYYTVAALILGVLPQLALYTLVPEIPISRLGLLASAGFAIVAVGGARALAHGLRNAVRAHRPRRIAIVGAGSRIGLVAESLNIIDGTEVLRLDVADIDATVKSINLGEDAPLDDIDWFRAAKAWGCDTLLLTEVLPPHVMPHILEVAAQRHIKVAFAPPRVQCHAYSLTLTTDGHQALIVPSQLRACTPSARLLKRLLDLSLAVPAAIVFLPIMALAALAIYLESGSPILFRQQRVGRGGKAFDILKFRSMKPDAESSTGPVWASERDDRTTRVGAFLRRTSIDELPQLFNVMFGQMSVVGPRPERPVFVNEFRRLLPRYDERHLVRPGITGWSQVNMRRVLQPTEAGEKLSYDLFYVEHWSLFMDMSVIFKTAVEFLFHRAA
- a CDS encoding XrtA system polysaccharide deacetylase — protein: MSAPGRPTSAFSVDVEDYFHVEAFSKDVPREAWTTYPSRVVRNTTTLLDLLDRYKVRGTFFVLGWVAQREPGLVREIRDRGHELGCHSMLHRLIYRLTPQEFEEDTKAAKDVIEQAAGREIAGYRAPTFSITPKSLWALDVLARCGFRFDSSIYPITHDNYGMPGSPRAPYAIAADAGAAGSARVAEFPISAFRLLGRDLPVAGGGYLRMLPWWYNRAGIDRILDEPRPAMVYVHPWEIDPEQPRIKSRLRSRLRHYTNLGGMQARLERLLERYAFAPVGEVLAKTPLADYRIDRERGALVATA